A region from the Brassica napus cultivar Da-Ae chromosome C8, Da-Ae, whole genome shotgun sequence genome encodes:
- the LOC106393852 gene encoding uncharacterized protein LOC106393852: MINQCEGRHSCAPSKKRKFGKTTSARTIGTLIQHRFGVANDGPKANEIIQFMRLEHSCEITYWHAWEAREFAIAAARGIPDRSYAKIPAYLHMIKEANPGTHTHYETNEKGRFMYLFMSFGQSVRGFYNAMRRVIVVDGTFLKNKYKGVLLVATAVDGNSNLYPIAFGVVDSENDDSWGWFFRQLKVVIADCQELAFVSDRNASISKAIGTVYPQSAHGICIHHLLTNVVAFFKTKGLTALVEKASRAYRYIEFQEHITEIFEMSPELGRYLREADVRKLAHSLFPGEKYDIRTTNPAESINSILRILREYPVIPLLDSIRELLTRWFYERRLVSSKHLDPLTTTVEKKIDRRIVKAKGFQVYKVDDFKSLVKGDIYDCHVDLERRTCTCGKYNIGKIPCRHAIPAIYSRGMEV; encoded by the coding sequence ATGATCAACCAGTGCGAGGGAAGACATTCATGTGCTCCTTCAAAGAAAAGGAAATTCGGGAAAACAACATCGGCAAGAACAATTGGGACTCTGATACAACATCGATTTGGTGTTGCAAACGATGGGCCAAAAGCAAATGAAATCATTCAATTTATGAGATTGGAGCATAGTTGTGAGATTACTTACTGGCACGCTTGGGAAGCTCGTGAGTTTGCTATTGCAGCTGCTAGAGGTATACCGGATCGCAGTTATGCTAAAATACCAGCATATTTGCATATGATTAAAGAAGCTAATCCTGGTACGCATACTCACTATGAAACAAATGAGAAGGGAAGATTCATGTATCTATTTATGTCATTTGGGCAATCAGTTAGAGGATTCTACAATGCAATGCGAAGGGTGATTGTTGTTGATGGaacttttctgaaaaataaatacaaaggaGTTCTACTTGTTGCTACTGCTGTAGATGGTAACTCTAATTTGTATCCGATTGCATTTGGGGTTGTTGATTCGGAGAATGACGATTCATGGGGGTGGTTCTTCAGACAGTTGAAAGTGGTTATTGCTGATTGTCAAGAACTAGCTTTTGTCTCAGACAGAAATGCATCTATTTCCAAAGCGATTGGGACTGTCTACCCTCAATCAGCACATGGAATTTGCATTCATCACTTGTTGACCAATGTGGTTGCATTTTTCAAGACAAAAGGGTTGACTGCCTTGGTGGAAAAAGCTTCACGGGCATATAGGTACATTGAATTTCAGGAACATATCACCGAAATTTTTGAAATGAGTCCTGAGCTTGGAAGATATCTGCGGGAGGCTGATGTGCGCAAATTGGCTCATTCTCTCTTCCCTGGTGAAAAGTATGACATTAGGACCACAAACCCTGCAGAGTCGATAAATTCAATTCTGAGAATACTTAGAGAATATCCTGTTATTCCTTTGCTAGATAGTATAAGAGAACTGTTGACTCGATGGTTCTATGAGCGTCGCTTGGTAAGCTCTAAGCATCTTGATCCTTTAACCACTACTGTGGAGAAAAAGATTGATAGGAGAATTGTGAAGGCAAAAGGGTTTCAAGTCTACAAGGTTGACGACTTCAAATCGCTTGTGAAAGGAGACATATATGATTGTCATGTTGATTTGGAAAGAAGAACATGCACATGTGGGAAGTACAATATAGGAAAAATTCCTTGCCGACACGCCATTCCTGCCATTTATTCACGAGGTATGGAAGTATAA